The Budorcas taxicolor isolate Tak-1 chromosome 5, Takin1.1, whole genome shotgun sequence genome includes a window with the following:
- the IAPP gene encoding islet amyloid polypeptide: MGILKLPVVLIVLFIALNHLEGGGKPTKSHQMEKRKCGTATCATQRLANFLAPSGNKLGAIFSPTKVGSNAHGKRKKVEILKREPLSYLAI; encoded by the exons ATGGGCATTTTGAAGCTGCCAGTGGTTCTCATTGTGCTCTTCATTGCGTTAAACCATCTGGAAGGTGGTGGTAAACCCACTAAAAG TCATCAGATGGAAAAGCGGAAATGCGGCACTGCCACTTGCGCGACTCAACGCCTGGCAAATTTTCTAGCTCCATCCGGCAACAAACTTGGCGCCATTTTCTCACCTACGAAGGTGGGATCCAATGCACACGGCAAGAGGAAAAAAGTTGAGATCTTAAAGAGAGAGCCACTGAGTTACTTAGCCATTTAG